The following are encoded together in the Aerococcus mictus genome:
- a CDS encoding DJ-1 family glyoxalase III produces the protein MKAMILLSKDYEETEAVAVIDILRRAEIDIDVVATEGDLDTVGDHNITIRADYLLEDIKGSDYDIVITPGGVGGTNALRENDKVIDLLKEQYQSDSGYIASICASPRVLDKAGISQEIRGTIFPALSDQVTFKEYVADEIVVNDQDHQVITSQGPATAYYFALEIVRQLKGQEVHDQVAKALLIPNVEAAVKA, from the coding sequence ATGAAAGCAATGATCTTATTAAGTAAGGATTATGAAGAAACCGAAGCAGTCGCAGTGATTGACATTTTACGTCGGGCTGAAATCGACATTGACGTGGTGGCTACTGAAGGTGATCTTGATACGGTGGGAGACCACAATATCACTATCCGAGCGGACTATCTCTTAGAAGATATTAAGGGATCGGACTATGATATCGTGATCACCCCTGGTGGTGTCGGAGGGACCAATGCCCTTAGAGAAAACGATAAAGTCATCGACCTCCTCAAGGAACAATACCAATCAGATTCTGGTTATATTGCCAGCATCTGTGCGTCACCAAGAGTCCTAGATAAGGCGGGCATTTCCCAAGAAATTCGTGGGACTATTTTCCCAGCCCTTAGTGACCAAGTGACCTTTAAGGAATATGTGGCCGATGAGATCGTTGTCAATGACCAAGACCACCAAGTGATTACCTCACAAGGTCCCGCAACGGCTTATTACTTTGCTCTTGAAATTGTGCGGCAATTGAAGGGCCAAGAAGTCCATGACCAAGTGGCTAAGGCGCTCTTAATTCCTAATGTTGAAGCAGCGGTTAAGGCTTAA
- the yidD gene encoding membrane protein insertion efficiency factor YidD, giving the protein MFTYLLKALVRFYQRFISPALPPSCRYYPTCSTYMLRALEKHGFFKGTLMGLARILRCQPYARGGVDPVPDHFSLKRNDQEVSPKERQALAKLSKK; this is encoded by the coding sequence ATGTTTACTTATTTACTAAAAGCGCTGGTAAGATTTTACCAGCGTTTTATTTCGCCTGCCTTACCGCCGTCTTGCCGTTACTATCCCACTTGCTCGACTTATATGCTTAGAGCTCTAGAAAAGCATGGCTTTTTCAAGGGGACGCTGATGGGACTGGCCCGAATTCTACGCTGCCAACCCTATGCCCGCGGCGGCGTCGACCCAGTACCCGATCATTTCAGCCTCAAACGCAATGACCAAGAAGTCAGCCCTAAAGAACGCCAAGCCCTAGCCAAGTTAAGTAAGAAATAA
- the glmM gene encoding phosphoglucosamine mutase has protein sequence MLKYFGTDGVRGEANKELTPELAFKLGRFGGYVLLQHAKEEQEHPRVLVARDTRISGQLLEHALISGLLSVGIEVLQLGVITTPAVAYLTRTTGVTAGVMISASHNPAKDNGIKFFGSDGFKLSDDQEAEIEYYLDQEEDSLPRPSAQGLGTVSEYPEGVAKYLEFLQTTISNDLSGLKLCIDAANGSAAPLVNRLFADLNADFYARATRPDGLNINDDCGSTHPGELQKLVLEQGADAGVAFDGDADRCIAVDDKGRLVDGDHIMYICGKYLKDHGKLKDDTIVATVMSNLGFHKAVEAAGMNDKVTKVGDRYVVEEMRKGDYTLGGEQSGHVIFMNHNTTGDGLLTAIQLLFVLKQSGKKLSELADEMPTYPQELINVKVTRAGKEEAMNNAEVKAEIDAVESELGEEGRVLVRPSGTENLLRVMVEAQSDDLALTYAQRIADKVADIYGVEE, from the coding sequence ATGTTAAAATATTTTGGAACTGACGGTGTTCGCGGAGAAGCCAATAAGGAACTTACCCCTGAACTGGCCTTTAAATTAGGTCGCTTTGGTGGCTATGTCTTGCTCCAACACGCCAAGGAAGAACAAGAACATCCCCGTGTCCTCGTTGCACGTGATACACGGATTTCTGGTCAGTTATTAGAACACGCCTTAATTTCAGGGCTTTTATCTGTCGGCATTGAAGTGTTACAACTAGGCGTCATCACCACACCAGCTGTCGCTTATCTCACCCGGACTACTGGGGTAACTGCTGGGGTAATGATCTCAGCCAGCCACAATCCTGCCAAGGATAACGGCATCAAATTCTTTGGTAGTGACGGCTTTAAATTATCGGATGACCAAGAAGCTGAAATTGAATACTACTTAGACCAAGAAGAGGACAGCTTACCTCGTCCTAGCGCCCAAGGCTTAGGGACGGTCAGTGAGTATCCAGAAGGGGTAGCCAAGTACCTCGAATTTCTCCAAACCACCATTAGTAATGATTTATCCGGCTTAAAACTCTGTATTGACGCCGCTAATGGTTCCGCTGCACCTTTAGTCAACCGTCTCTTTGCTGATTTAAATGCCGACTTCTACGCCCGAGCTACCCGTCCTGATGGCCTAAACATTAACGACGACTGCGGCTCTACCCACCCTGGTGAACTCCAAAAACTGGTCCTCGAACAAGGGGCTGACGCTGGGGTTGCCTTTGATGGGGACGCTGACCGCTGCATTGCTGTTGATGACAAGGGTCGTTTAGTAGATGGCGACCATATCATGTACATCTGTGGTAAATACCTCAAAGACCATGGCAAATTAAAAGACGACACCATTGTTGCTACCGTCATGTCCAATTTAGGTTTCCATAAGGCCGTTGAAGCTGCAGGGATGAATGATAAAGTTACCAAGGTAGGCGACCGTTATGTGGTTGAAGAAATGCGTAAGGGCGACTACACTCTAGGAGGCGAACAATCGGGTCACGTTATCTTTATGAACCATAACACGACCGGTGACGGCCTCTTAACCGCCATCCAATTACTCTTCGTCCTCAAACAATCTGGTAAGAAACTCAGCGAATTAGCTGATGAAATGCCAACCTATCCTCAAGAGCTTATCAATGTCAAAGTGACCCGCGCCGGCAAGGAAGAAGCCATGAACAACGCAGAAGTCAAAGCAGAAATTGATGCGGTTGAGAGCGAATTAGGAGAAGAAGGTCGGGTCTTAGTCCGTCCTAGCGGTACCGAAAACTTACTCCGGGTCATGGTCGAAGCCCAAAGTGATGACCTAGCCTTGACCTATGCCCAACGCATCGCTGACAAAGTCGCTGACATTTACGGAGTAGAAGAATAA
- a CDS encoding CdaR family protein, producing the protein MNKLYENKAVMIFFSLLLALFLFIFVKAERYNNNPVSFFTNISETKSETISDVPVYVSGDVDDYYITGLPETVSVEISGPSNIIDQTLQAREFKVVTENLEELGEGSHYVQLTMTNISKDLNYRISPSSVEINIAQLQSQKYPVEIHVNPTNLAPGYEIHATKATPAEVTLTGSAESLSKISSVSVDVSLPNNTNSDYHGSGRVIVKDREGNILNITANPSQVGVDIAIGKQGSSVPIQIDLDNPNDDYTYDLSNWSTRQVTLFGDEKALAAIQAVVGHIDVSGITQSQRVQVALERPDNVEAMEPESITLTVTARPKNSGQRSEASSDSSSQARQETSKDESQPATNRQRESSSQAEAKSSSP; encoded by the coding sequence ATGAATAAGCTCTATGAAAATAAAGCCGTTATGATTTTTTTCTCACTCTTATTAGCGCTTTTCCTCTTTATCTTTGTCAAAGCGGAACGTTACAATAATAATCCGGTCAGTTTCTTCACTAACATCAGTGAAACCAAGTCAGAAACCATTTCCGACGTCCCCGTTTATGTGAGTGGCGACGTGGATGACTACTATATTACTGGCCTCCCTGAAACCGTCTCTGTGGAAATTTCAGGTCCAAGTAATATCATCGACCAAACCCTTCAAGCCCGGGAATTTAAGGTCGTGACTGAAAACTTGGAAGAACTCGGCGAAGGGTCACACTATGTACAACTCACCATGACTAATATTTCTAAAGACCTCAATTATCGGATCTCACCTTCTAGTGTGGAAATCAATATTGCTCAACTGCAAAGTCAAAAATACCCGGTAGAAATCCATGTTAATCCGACCAACTTGGCCCCGGGTTATGAAATTCATGCAACCAAGGCCACTCCGGCAGAAGTCACCTTGACAGGTTCAGCTGAAAGCCTCAGCAAGATTTCCTCAGTAAGCGTCGACGTCAGCCTCCCTAACAATACTAATTCTGATTACCACGGCAGCGGCCGGGTCATTGTCAAGGATCGCGAAGGTAATATCTTAAACATTACCGCCAACCCAAGTCAAGTCGGCGTTGATATTGCCATTGGTAAGCAGGGGAGCTCAGTCCCTATCCAAATCGACCTCGATAATCCCAATGATGACTACACTTATGACTTAAGTAACTGGTCCACCCGGCAAGTAACCCTCTTTGGCGATGAGAAAGCCCTCGCCGCTATCCAAGCGGTAGTCGGTCATATTGACGTTAGCGGAATTACCCAGAGTCAACGGGTCCAAGTGGCTCTAGAACGCCCCGATAATGTTGAAGCTATGGAGCCTGAGTCCATCACTCTTACCGTTACCGCCCGACCCAAAAACAGCGGCCAAAGAAGTGAAGCCTCTAGTGATTCTTCTAGCCAGGCAAGGCAGGAGACTAGCAAGGATGAGAGCCAGCCAGCCACTAACCGGCAAAGGGAATCTAGCAGTCAAGCAGAGGCTAAATCGAGTTCACCCTAA
- the cdaA gene encoding diadenylate cyclase CdaA has protein sequence MDWESIFSWSHAFDLIDILIVWLIIYQLLKLIRGTRAVNIFNGIIIFLLFKMVSTVFQLETIDWIMNSIIQWSVIGIIIIFQPEIRNGLDHLGQSLRMRNLRNTQNDPIEQMIEEIIRACQYMAKRRIGALISIEDTQSLTEYANTGIKLDADITEQLLINIFIPNTPLHDGSVVIQDMKISSAASFLPLSENPEIPKELGTRHRAAVGLSEVTDAVVVVVSEETGDISLTYKGKIMRDLSEEEIRETLRQHFAESEDGDSIIEGNHFLKNIFQKKNGGDKDE, from the coding sequence ATGGATTGGGAATCAATTTTCAGCTGGTCACACGCCTTTGACCTGATCGATATCTTGATTGTTTGGCTCATCATCTATCAGTTGCTCAAGTTAATCCGGGGCACGCGGGCGGTCAATATCTTTAATGGCATCATTATCTTTTTACTTTTTAAAATGGTTTCGACCGTCTTTCAATTAGAAACCATCGACTGGATTATGAATAGTATTATCCAGTGGTCAGTCATCGGGATTATCATTATTTTTCAACCGGAAATTAGAAACGGCCTCGACCATCTCGGCCAAAGTTTACGAATGAGAAATTTACGAAATACCCAAAATGACCCCATTGAGCAAATGATTGAAGAAATTATCCGGGCTTGCCAGTACATGGCTAAGCGGCGGATCGGCGCTTTAATCTCCATTGAAGATACCCAATCGCTTACCGAATATGCCAACACGGGAATCAAATTGGATGCGGATATTACTGAACAACTCCTCATTAATATCTTCATTCCCAACACCCCGCTCCATGACGGGTCGGTGGTGATCCAAGATATGAAGATTAGCTCAGCAGCCAGTTTCCTCCCCCTCTCGGAAAATCCTGAAATTCCTAAGGAACTAGGGACCCGCCACCGGGCTGCGGTTGGCCTCAGTGAAGTCACCGATGCGGTAGTGGTAGTGGTTTCTGAAGAGACTGGTGACATTTCCCTCACCTATAAAGGAAAAATTATGCGCGACCTTTCTGAAGAAGAAATCCGCGAGACCCTCCGCCAACATTTTGCTGAGAGCGAAGACGGCGATTCCATCATTGAAGGCAACCACTTCTTGAAGAATATCTTCCAAAAGAAAAATGGAGGTGACAAAGATGAATAA
- the nadC gene encoding carboxylating nicotinate-nucleotide diphosphorylase, with protein MANPKQVSNFINLNQDIIDELITLAFKEDIPYEDLSTNAIYQGQAAQVELLAKQAGVICGLDLFKRVFLHLDPEVQFESLVRDGDRVANQETLMVIKASVNTLLSGERIALNFLQRMSGIATATRRFVDALEGSGIKLLDTRKTTPVYRPLEKYAVRVGGGYNHRYSLSDQIMLKDNHVAAAGGVKEAIQAAKAYAPFVKKIEIEVEDLDMVRAAVEAGADIIMLDNMDHDTMEEAIAIINGQAIIEASGNFTWDNVADYKDLAIDYISSGAITHSAGILDLSLKHLKVRK; from the coding sequence ATGGCTAATCCAAAACAAGTGTCTAATTTTATAAATCTGAACCAAGATATTATTGATGAATTAATTACCCTCGCTTTTAAGGAAGATATTCCCTATGAAGACCTGTCGACCAATGCTATTTACCAGGGGCAAGCAGCCCAGGTAGAGCTCTTAGCTAAGCAAGCAGGAGTGATTTGTGGTTTGGATCTCTTCAAGCGGGTTTTCTTACATTTAGATCCTGAGGTTCAATTTGAGAGCCTGGTCCGAGATGGTGACCGGGTGGCTAATCAAGAGACCCTAATGGTGATCAAGGCCTCCGTCAATACCCTCTTAAGTGGGGAACGCATTGCCCTTAACTTCCTTCAAAGAATGAGTGGGATTGCTACGGCTACCCGTCGTTTTGTAGACGCCTTAGAAGGCAGTGGGATAAAGTTACTGGATACCCGTAAAACTACCCCGGTTTACCGTCCCTTGGAAAAATATGCAGTCCGGGTAGGGGGCGGCTATAACCATCGTTACTCACTCTCTGACCAAATTATGCTCAAGGATAACCATGTTGCTGCTGCCGGTGGGGTCAAAGAAGCTATCCAAGCGGCTAAGGCCTATGCGCCTTTTGTGAAGAAGATTGAAATTGAAGTCGAGGACCTGGACATGGTCAGAGCGGCAGTGGAGGCTGGAGCCGATATTATTATGCTCGATAATATGGACCATGACACCATGGAGGAAGCCATTGCGATCATTAACGGTCAAGCGATTATAGAAGCTTCAGGAAACTTTACCTGGGACAATGTCGCAGATTATAAGGACCTAGCCATTGACTATATTTCTAGTGGGGCCATTACCCATTCGGCCGGAATCTTAGATTTGTCCCTCAAACATTTGAAAGTTAGGAAGTAG
- the apf gene encoding aggregation-promoting factor, with product MNMKKVLVGTSIALSALVSFAAGETTEAHAAEWQARSVEEIKADFQKLDDNEKVYVIKSGDTLNAIAQAADVNTKELAEINNIENANLIFPGTKLTFKSDQSGKVNEVEVEKQGQAAQVYTVDETAGQTYQAPATVQAAPAAAPAPAPAPAPAQSAYTGSSSSAKEIIAQRESGGSYSATNGQYIGRYQLSASYLNGDYSPANQERVADQYVAGRYGSWDNALAFWNANGWY from the coding sequence ATGAATATGAAGAAAGTTTTAGTAGGTACCTCAATCGCTTTATCAGCCTTAGTAAGTTTTGCTGCTGGGGAAACGACTGAAGCACACGCAGCTGAATGGCAAGCACGTTCAGTTGAAGAAATCAAAGCTGACTTCCAAAAATTAGATGACAACGAAAAAGTTTATGTCATTAAATCTGGTGACACCTTAAACGCTATTGCTCAAGCAGCAGACGTGAACACCAAAGAATTAGCTGAAATCAACAACATCGAAAATGCTAACTTAATCTTCCCAGGAACTAAATTAACCTTCAAATCTGACCAATCAGGTAAGGTTAATGAAGTTGAAGTAGAAAAACAAGGTCAAGCAGCTCAAGTTTACACCGTTGATGAAACTGCTGGTCAAACTTACCAAGCACCTGCAACTGTTCAAGCTGCACCAGCTGCTGCTCCAGCACCTGCACCAGCTCCAGCTCCAGCACAAAGCGCTTACACTGGTTCTTCTTCATCCGCTAAAGAAATCATTGCTCAACGTGAATCTGGTGGTTCATACTCAGCAACTAACGGCCAATACATCGGACGTTACCAATTAAGCGCTTCTTACTTAAATGGTGACTACTCCCCAGCTAACCAAGAACGTGTGGCTGACCAATACGTAGCCGGTCGTTACGGTTCATGGGACAACGCTTTAGCATTCTGGAACGCTAACGGTTGGTACTAA
- a CDS encoding hydroxyethylthiazole kinase, producing the protein MSKKISLPFAKYSQQVKEKAPLIQVLNNYVTIHDVANVILASGGRPVMTDNLPNSQDVVKTADLLLLNAASPRPNQELLDLATTAKNDHHPVVLDPVGVSAMPSKLKLCQDLIDQGLVTAVKGNASEIRSLLFEKSQGSGVDLGPGDEVTLANLADFAPDFKAYAQEKRIILAMSGPIDLVTDGKRLAVIENGHPWMASYTGSGCQLSGVLASFLAGNPDEDPFYLATAAVISYGVAGEIAAQVLQPYEGNATYSNRVIDQVFLLEAKELERRAKYDIQ; encoded by the coding sequence ATGTCTAAAAAAATAAGCCTTCCCTTTGCGAAATATAGTCAGCAGGTCAAGGAGAAAGCCCCGCTGATCCAAGTCTTAAATAATTATGTCACCATACATGATGTGGCCAATGTGATTTTGGCCAGTGGCGGGCGTCCCGTGATGACCGATAACTTACCTAATAGTCAGGATGTAGTCAAGACAGCTGACCTTTTGCTATTGAATGCCGCTAGTCCCAGACCTAATCAGGAATTGTTGGACCTCGCCACCACAGCGAAAAATGATCACCATCCCGTGGTCTTAGACCCAGTGGGGGTTTCAGCGATGCCGTCTAAATTAAAGCTCTGTCAAGATCTGATTGACCAGGGGTTAGTGACAGCGGTGAAGGGGAATGCTTCGGAAATTCGAAGTCTCCTTTTTGAAAAAAGCCAAGGATCTGGGGTCGACCTGGGTCCTGGAGACGAGGTAACCTTAGCCAACCTGGCTGATTTTGCTCCGGACTTTAAAGCTTATGCCCAAGAAAAAAGAATTATCCTAGCCATGTCGGGTCCGATTGACTTAGTGACAGACGGCAAGCGGCTGGCAGTCATTGAAAATGGCCACCCCTGGATGGCTTCCTATACGGGGTCAGGTTGCCAGTTAAGCGGCGTCCTAGCTAGCTTTTTAGCCGGTAATCCGGATGAGGATCCTTTTTACCTAGCTACAGCAGCCGTGATTAGCTATGGGGTGGCGGGAGAAATTGCTGCCCAAGTCCTCCAGCCTTATGAGGGCAATGCCACTTATTCCAACCGGGTGATTGACCAGGTTTTCTTATTAGAGGCCAAAGAATTAGAAAGGAGAGCCAAGTATGACATTCAATAA